The DNA window TCCCATAGCTTCAAACATCTTTGATGGTATCACAGTCTTAAACACATCTGAGTCTTTTAAGTGCACAAGGGCTGCATCGCAGAGGCTCCAGTATTTTGGCATCTCATCCTTAGGCTGAGGCGGCACAAAACGCACATTTGTTGAAAGCTTTAATTGCTCAACTTTTACTTTAATTTTTTCGTGCTCAGAGCCTGTTCCTACAAATAAAAAACAAATCTCGTGGTTATCTCTTAAAATCTCTGCTGCATCTATTGCATTTTCAAGGCCGTGTGCGGCGCCCTGTGTGCCTATATAACCCAGGACAAATTTCCCCTCAAACCCAAGAGCACTCGTTAGCTCAGGCTCCTTAGGCATAGGCTTATAACGCGGTAAGTCAACCCCATTAATCACCACAGTTATCTTATCTTCAGGGACGTTTCTGCGTATGAGGTCATCTTTAAATGAATTTGTCAAAGACACCACATGTGCCGCCCTGTCATAGAGATAGAGTTCAAGTTTTTCAACCATTTTTAACAAGACACTTTCTCCTTTTATAACTCCAACGGCGGCAATTGAGGCAGGCCAGAGATCACCCAGTTCAAAAATAAACGGCACTCCCTTTGCCTCCGACACCATCCATCCGGCCACCGCCGCAAAAAACTGCGGGGAGGTCGAAATCGCAACATCAGGTTTTTCTTCAAAAAGAGCAGCCACCACACCGGTAATGTTAAACGACAGGAAATCAAGCGTTCGTAGCGCTATACCCTCATTTTTACTGATAAAGGTCTTGACGCGCACTACTCTTATTCCGTTGATATACTCAACCTGATGCCATTTGTTTTTGTACCCGCTGTAGAGCTTTCCCTGAGGAAAGTTGGGAGCACAGGTTATCACAGTTACGTCATGCCCCCATTTAACCCAATAGCAGGCGCGCTCATACACACGTGTTGAGGCGGCATTTACTTCAGGTGGAAAATTCTCTGAAAAAAAAAGTATCTTCATTAAGTTTGTTAAAGCTATACGTTTATCTTTTAAAAGTTAATTTGATAACTTATTGTGTTACCGTTATTTTGCTCCGCAATAATAACGTTGTTGTTCAATTCCATTCCGAATTCAGGATAATACTTTGACTGTTGCACGCTGAGAGTATTGTCAGACAAAATATTAAAGACAATCTTTGAAGTTGAAAGAAGAAACTTATTATTGTCCTCCAATCTGACTGACACATCAGGGTGTATATGTATCAGGGTTTTAAACCCACCGGCAGAGATTCGTTTTTTAAGAGTATCGGTAACCGTTAAGGAATATTTTTCAAAAACCACCTTTCTTTCAAAAATATTTCCGCTAAAATCGGCCATCGAGCAAGAAAATGTGTCAGCCCTGACATTATAACTTCTTTCTAAAATTCCGGAGCGCCTGCCCATTCTAAAAAACCCCCATATTTCAGACTGCTCAACACCCTCAATCATGGGCACATTGTGGGCTGCGGTAGCCCTGCAGTAGGCTCTGATTTGAGGGTTTTGGTATGAGCCGACCCCTGAGTCAACAATCACCCTTTGGCCGGCAAGTGAAACCTCATAGGACATGCAATCACAGTGTGAATGTCCGGGTTGATACCCGGGAGAGGGGTTGCCTGAGTCTATGATAAAATAAAATCCGCCTGCCCAATGTCTGATAAAATAACCTGAATTTTCAAAATATTCAAAACCATCCGTATATTTAAGCAGTTCGTGTTCCTCATCCAGCTCTTTAGGTTTTATGAGTGATGTGTCGTTGAAGAGGGATAATTTACCATCGGGATGTAGCATAAAAGAGAGCCAGCGTCTCATTTTTTCAATCCTTGCACTGCACAGGCAGTGCAATTGTTCAACTGTTGCCATTTGTCTGAAATCTAAATTTTCCATCTCCAGAGCCCTCTCCGCCACCATGTGGATTTCTATCATGCCTGATAGAATTTGTTGATGGTACATGGGGGTTGATTCATAGTGGGCACCGTCGTCAAATATCTGCTCGTTAATCTCAATTATCAATTCACCGGCACTAAAAATCATCTTATTTAAAAAATAGCTTACTTTATAGCCTTTTTCTATTAAAAATACCGCCGTTATAAAGAGAGCTTTCAGATTTTCAAAAAGATGGTTTGCCTGAATGTGATACTCTATGTCATGATACAGCCGCTTACACTGCATATAGATGGATTCGTATATTAACCGCCTGATTTCATCATCATTATTAAAGTTATACTTTAAATCTGTAAGCCACTTTATCCAGTTAACAACCCTCCTTGAAATAACAAACGGCTCCCATGCCTCGGCAGCGTCATCAGCGTTATTTTCAATCCAGTCAAGGAGCACATATAGTTTTTCATTTTCTTTTCCATTGGAATTGTTATTTATCAAAAGAAAATCAAAGTAGTGCAGGTTGTATCGCCAGAGTTTTTCCTTTGTCCTGTCCATCCAGTTTATGGAAGTAACCGGGTACGTTTCCTTAATATTTAAAAAGCTGAAAGTAATAGTGGTTTCCTGAAGTTTTTCAAGTGCAGGTTTAAGTTTTGCAGCTTTGTTGCACACTACCGTAAGGCCGTTGATGCGATAGAATTGCCTTTTAAGAATATACAGGGCCCGTCCATAAATTTGAACGGGTTTGAGATAGCGCAGTGTAAAGGCCACAGTTAGTATCTTTGGAATTTCATTTAAAATTCTTTCACGCAAAAACACTCTACACCTCCTGAACTATTCAACGGCCTGAAATAACTTTTGAAAACCACTTTGGACTTTTAACATTTTTACCACAGGCGCAACAACTCATACAGTGTCAGCCGATACTATGTAATCATAACTTATCTATCAATATTTTTGCAATCCTTTGAGCTGTTTTACCGTCCCAGAGCTCAGGCACTGAACCTGTTTTTAACCTTCCGGCTTTAAAATCGGCGTAAGCCGCCATAATTGAGTCCTTTTTATTGCCAACGATTATGTTAGTGCCTATTTCAGTGGTTATTGGGCGTTCGGTATTATCCCTGAGTGTAAAACACGGTATGCCTAAAGCGGTAGTTTCCTCCTGAAGTCCGCCGCTGTCGGTAAACACAACGGCGGCATCTTTCCAGAAGCCGAGAAACTCACTGTAAGACAAAGGAGGCTTTAAATGTATATCAGAGTTTTTTAGTATTATTTCTGTGAGACCAAAATCATCTAAATTCTTTTTTGTTCGCGGATGAACCGGAAAAATCAGTTCCATATCCTCTGAGATTTCAATAAGACAATTGACAATGTCAGTGCAAACCTCTTTGTTATCAACATTGGAGGGCCGGTGCAGGGTAACGACCCCGTACTTCTCTTTTTCAGTAGTTGATGAAACGTTTACTCCGGCTCTTTTAAGATTATCAAGTTGGTGAAACAGAGTGTCAATCATGATATTTCCAACAAAAAAAATCTGGGCATCCCCCTTCCCTTCTCTCTTTAAATTGGTAACACCGCTTTTTTCCGATACAAACAGATAATCGGAAATGGAATCAGTGACAATCCTGTTTATTTCCTCAGGCATAGCCATATCACCGCTTCTTAGTCCAGCCTCTATGTGAGCAGCTCTTAAGTTGAGTTTTTTTGCTACCAGAGCACAGGCAAGTGTAGAGTTAACATCTCCGACCACCACAATTATTTCCGGAAGTTCGCTAAGGCAAACACGTTCAAACTCTATCATGATTTTAGCCGTCTGTACTGCATGGCTTCCCGGTCCCACATTTAAAAAGTAATCCGGCTCCGGTATTTTAAACTCCTCAAAGAACACCCTTGACATTTGAAAATCATAGTGCTGCCCGGTGTGTACCAGTATATAATCGCAGAACTCAAGTTTATTCAACTCATGGATAAGTGGGGCGATTTTCATAAAATTAGGCCTTGCCCCTGCCACCAGCACTATTGTCATATTACCTCTGTCGTATTATTCTTAAACAAGCAACACAGTTTAGTATAGAACAAAGCCGTGGTTAAAGTCTTTAAACAAAAGGAGATATAGCTCTTAGTTTTTTGACCACAGTGGTGATGGCATTAAGTGCGGTGTCAATTTCTGACTCAGTGTTATAGCGGCTAAGGGATAATCGCAGTGAGCCGTGTATGGCTGTAGGGGGGACATTCATAGCGCTAAGTATGCGGCTGGGCTCAGAGGAGCCTGAAGAGCAGGCTGAGCCTGTGGAGACACAGATATTTTGCATATCAAGCATCATAAGGATGGCCTCGCCGTCAACGTACTCAAAGCTCAGGTTAGTAGTGTTAGGAAGGCGGTTATCTCTGTCGCCGTTTACCATGTTGCCCGGGCAATCCCGTAAAAGTACATCCTCAATCTTATTGCGTAACTTCGCCAGATAAGCGGCCTCTTCTGAAATTAACCTTTCCGCTAATTGGCAGGCAACACCAAGGCCAACTATGGAAGCAACGTTTTCCGTGCCGGCACGTCTGCCGTTTTCCTGATGTCCCCCGATTATTAACGGTTGATACGGCAGTCCTTCCCTTACATAGAGAGCGCCTATACCTTTTGGTGCATGGAGTTTGTGCC is part of the Nitrospirae bacterium YQR-1 genome and encodes:
- a CDS encoding glycosyltransferase family 4 protein — translated: MKILFFSENFPPEVNAASTRVYERACYWVKWGHDVTVITCAPNFPQGKLYSGYKNKWHQVEYINGIRVVRVKTFISKNEGIALRTLDFLSFNITGVVAALFEEKPDVAISTSPQFFAAVAGWMVSEAKGVPFIFELGDLWPASIAAVGVIKGESVLLKMVEKLELYLYDRAAHVVSLTNSFKDDLIRRNVPEDKITVVINGVDLPRYKPMPKEPELTSALGFEGKFVLGYIGTQGAAHGLENAIDAAEILRDNHEICFLFVGTGSEHEKIKVKVEQLKLSTNVRFVPPQPKDEMPKYWSLCDAALVHLKDSDVFKTVIPSKMFEAMGMGLPLMVVSPQGEASAIVERENCGVWVPAGNPQLFAEKILFLKETPEQLRSLSVNSLDASKRYTREIQAEKMIKVIEDVVKGRAVK
- a CDS encoding heparinase II/III family protein, which produces MFLRERILNEIPKILTVAFTLRYLKPVQIYGRALYILKRQFYRINGLTVVCNKAAKLKPALEKLQETTITFSFLNIKETYPVTSINWMDRTKEKLWRYNLHYFDFLLINNNSNGKENEKLYVLLDWIENNADDAAEAWEPFVISRRVVNWIKWLTDLKYNFNNDDEIRRLIYESIYMQCKRLYHDIEYHIQANHLFENLKALFITAVFLIEKGYKVSYFLNKMIFSAGELIIEINEQIFDDGAHYESTPMYHQQILSGMIEIHMVAERALEMENLDFRQMATVEQLHCLCSARIEKMRRWLSFMLHPDGKLSLFNDTSLIKPKELDEEHELLKYTDGFEYFENSGYFIRHWAGGFYFIIDSGNPSPGYQPGHSHCDCMSYEVSLAGQRVIVDSGVGSYQNPQIRAYCRATAAHNVPMIEGVEQSEIWGFFRMGRRSGILERSYNVRADTFSCSMADFSGNIFERKVVFEKYSLTVTDTLKKRISAGGFKTLIHIHPDVSVRLEDNNKFLLSTSKIVFNILSDNTLSVQQSKYYPEFGMELNNNVIIAEQNNGNTISYQINF
- the wecB gene encoding UDP-N-acetylglucosamine 2-epimerase (non-hydrolyzing), producing MTIVLVAGARPNFMKIAPLIHELNKLEFCDYILVHTGQHYDFQMSRVFFEEFKIPEPDYFLNVGPGSHAVQTAKIMIEFERVCLSELPEIIVVVGDVNSTLACALVAKKLNLRAAHIEAGLRSGDMAMPEEINRIVTDSISDYLFVSEKSGVTNLKREGKGDAQIFFVGNIMIDTLFHQLDNLKRAGVNVSSTTEKEKYGVVTLHRPSNVDNKEVCTDIVNCLIEISEDMELIFPVHPRTKKNLDDFGLTEIILKNSDIHLKPPLSYSEFLGFWKDAAVVFTDSGGLQEETTALGIPCFTLRDNTERPITTEIGTNIIVGNKKDSIMAAYADFKAGRLKTGSVPELWDGKTAQRIAKILIDKL